The Macaca fascicularis isolate 582-1 chromosome 11, T2T-MFA8v1.1 genome includes a region encoding these proteins:
- the NACA gene encoding nascent polypeptide-associated complex subunit alpha isoform X1: MPGEATETVPATEQELPQPQAETAVLPMSSALSVTAALGQPGQTLPPPCSPAPQQCPLSTDNQAAPFPSPSTIASTPFEVPFTQSSSGTALPLGTAPEAPTFLPNLIGPPISPAALALASPMIAPTLKGTPSSSAPLALVALAPHSVQKSSAFPPNLPSSPPSVAVAESGSVISLSAPIAPSEPKTNLIKVPSEVVPNPKGTPSPSCIVSTVPYHCVTPVASVQSGMASLPQTTPTTTLAITSLQVKDTTISSALTSPQNPGSLSLKGPVSPSAALPLSTQSLPVVTSSQKTVGPNTPPDFPIYLGSHLAPLYQSSFGSVQPLGQTSPSALTDPTVKTISIDHSSTGDSYPSQRSVIPPLPSRNEVVPATVAAFPVVAPSVDKGPSTITSITYSPSGSLNVATSSSLSPTTSLILKSSPNATHHYPLVAQMPVSSVGTTPLVVTNPCTIDAAATTFEVATCVSPPISSGPINNIEPTSPAALVMAPVAPKEPSTQVATTLRTPVSPPLPDPEDLKNLPSSVLVKFPTQKDLQTAPASPDGAAFSPAQAELTTKKDPTVLPLAQTVRKNSPSFQSTSSSPEISLSPETTVAKKSLEGPLPIGKPTSTVTSPLGVNSSSASVIKTDSYADPDSAGLLLKSSLITPTVTAFPLQSADPAGVAPTTAKGTSTYTATASPFLEGTVSLAPENHPVKEGTSTFTTLSLVPTASDCPVAPSPQNTSAPLATLVLAPEIPKSVPSPSLPAAGTPPGTKKVDGISHTSALAPVASSPKECPTEDSGASATASSKGSLTYLADSPSPLGVSVSQTKRPPTKKGSADPDTPVGNLSSPVSPVEASFLPENSLSFQDSKDSPATKHSPTPPSPKGAPAPSAVTPLSPKRVTLTSKETSTPSVVNPPFPKEGPATPAPKQAPAPPALSRTSSSLKKAPATPSPKGTPTPPAATPPSPRGGPATPSPKGAPTPLAATPPPRKGGPATPSPKGTPKPPAATPPSPRGGPATPSPKGAPTPPAATPPSPKGGPAATPSPKGAPTPPAANPPSPKGGPATPSPKEAPTPPAANPSSPKGGPATPSPKGGPATPSPKRAPTPPAATPPSPKGASTPLAATPSPKGGPATPSSKGAPTPPAATPPSPKGGPAIPPHKGAPTPPAVTSPSPKGGSATPSSKGAPTPPAATPPSPKGGPAIPPHKGAPTPPAVTPPSPKGGSATPSPRGAPTPPAATPPSPKGNLAAPPHKEAPSPSVVTSPSPKGDPATSPPKGAPTPPAATPPSPKGTPTLPTTTPSSKGSPTTPSSKEDPTPPAATPSHKGGPAVTPPSPKRGPAIPSPKGDPTSPAVIPLSPKKAPATPVTREGPATPSKGDTTPLAVTPVSLKKAPATSAPKGGPATPSSKGDPTLPAVTPPSPKEPSVPKQAPTSSSPKKAPATPAPMGAPILPAVIPSSPKEVPATPSSRRDPIAQIATPLSKNTPATLAPKEALIPPAMTLPSPKKSPAIPAPKEAPATPSSKEASSPPAVTPSSYKGAPSPKEAPTPPAVTPPSPKKGPATPAPKGTPTSPPVTPSSLKDFPASPVSVTCKMGATVPQASKGLPAKKGPTALKEVLVAPAPESTPVITAPTRKGPQTKKSSATSPPMCPDPSANNGSTGPLSTVAPAPLLPAQKCSSKTSKGKDASHSPKGPLAPPESKASTPLTAAASEKVLPKPESASVSPPPTPPVSLPLAPSPIPTLPPKQQFLLSSPGLVLESPSKPLAPADEDELPPLIPPEPISGGVPFQSVLVNMPTPKAAGIPVPTPSAKQPVMKNNKGSGTESDSDESVPELEEQDSTQATTQQAQLAAAAEIDEEPVSKAKQSRSEKKARKAMSKLGLRQVTGVTRVTIRKSKNILFVITKPDVYKSPASDTYIVFGEAKIEDLSQQAQLAAAEKFKVQGEAVSNIQENTQTPTVQEESEEEEVDETGVEVKDIELVMSQANVSRAKAVRALKNNSNDIVNAIMELTM, from the exons ATGCCCGGCGAAGCCACAGAAACCGTCCCTGCTACAGAGCAGGAGTTGCCGCAGCCCCAGGCTGAGACAG CTGTGCTACCTATGTCTTCAGCCTTGAGTGTCACTGCTGCCTTAGGCCAGCCTGGACAAACCCTCCCCCCTCCTTGCTCTCCTGCCCCACAACAGTGCCCTCTGTCAACTGATAACCAGGCTGCCCCATTCCCTTCCCCCTCTACTATTGCCTCGACCCCTTTTGAAGTTCCTTTTACCCAGTCATCCTCTGGAACAGCCCTACCTTTGGGAACTGCCCCTGAAGCCCCAACTTTCCTACCAAACCTAATAGGGCCTCCCATCTCCCCAGCTGCCTTAGCTCTGGCCTCTCCCATGATAGCTCCAACTCTGAAAGGGACGCCTTCCTCTTCAGCTCCCTTAGCTCTGGTTGCCCTGGCTCCCCACTCAGTTCAGAAGAGTTCTGCTTTTCCACCTAACCTTCCTTCTTCACCTCCTTCAGTGGCTGTAGCTGAGTCAGGGTCAGTGATATCACTGTCAGCTCCCATTGCTCCCTCAGAACCAAAGACTAATCTTATTAAAGTTCCCTCTGAGGTAGTCCCTAATCCAAAAGGCACCCCCAGTCCTTCATGTATAGTCAGTACCGTTCCTTACCACTGTGTGACTCCCGTGGCCTCTGTTCAATCTGGAATGGCCTCCCTTCCTCAGACAACACCCACAACTACCCTAGCTATCACTTCCCTTCAAGTCAAAGATACCACCATTTCCTCAGCTCTAACTTCTCCGCAAAACCCAGGAAGCCTCAGCCTAAAGGGGCCTGTTAGTCCATCTGCTGCCTTACCTCTTTCAACTCAGTCTCTTCCTGTGGTGACCTCTTCTCAAAAGACTGTGGGTCCCAACACCCCCCCAGATTTTCCCATTTATCTGGGCTCTCATCTTGCACCTTTGTATCAAAGTTCTTTTGGTTCTGTCCAACCTTTAGGTCAAACAAGTCCCAGTGCTTTGACAGACCCTACAGTGAAGACCATTTCTATAGATCATTCTTCCACTGGGGACTCTTATCCTTCTCAGAGATCTGTaattcctccccttccttccagaAATGAGGTAGTTCCTGCTACTGTGGCTGCCTTTCCAGTGGTGGCTCCATCTGTTGACAAAGGTCCCTCTACCATCACTAGCATAACCTACAGCCCTTCTGGCTCCTTAAATGTAGCTACCTCCTCTTCATTATCTCCTACGACCTCTCTCATTCTCAAAAGCTCTCCTAATGCCACTCATCATTATCCTTTAGTGGCCCAAATGCCTGTTTCTTCTGTTGGAACCACCCCACTTGTGGTGACTAACCCCTGTACAATTGATGCAGCAGCTACTACCTTTGAGGTAGCTACTTGTGTTTCTCCTCCAATTTCATCAGGTCCCATAAATAATATAGAACCAACTTCCCCTGCTGCCTTGGTTATGGCACCTGTGGCTCCCAAAGAGCCTTCTACTCAAGTAGCAACCACTCTGAGGACACCAGTCTCTCCTCCTCTGCCAGACCCTGAAGACCTCAAAAATCTCCCCAGTTCAGTATTGGTTAAATTTCCAACACAAAAAGACCTCCAAACTGCACCTGCCTCTCCTGACGGAGCTGCTTTCTCTCCAGCCCAAGCAGAACTCACCACCAAGAAAGACCCTACTGTGTTACCATTAGCCCAGACAGTTCGTAAAAATTCCCCTTCTTTCCAAAGTACATCCTCTTCTCCAGAGATATCTCTTTCTCCTGAAACCACCGTAGCAAAGAAAAGCCTTGAAGGCCCTCTCCCTATAGGTAAGCCAACCAGCACTGTGACCTCCCCGCTGGGTGTTAACTCCTCCTCGGCCTCTGTAATCAAGACAGATTCTTATGCAGACCCAGACTCTGCTGGTCTGCTTCTCAAAAGTTCTCTCATTACCCCAACAGTGACTGCATTTCCTTTGCAAAGTGCTGACCCTGCTGGGGTGGCTCCCACAACTGCCAAAGGTACCTCAACTTATACAGCTACAGCCAGCCCTTTTCTAGAAGGAACTGTCTCTTTAGCTCCTGAAAACCACCCAGTTAAGGAAGGTACTTCCACTTTTACTACTTTATCCTTGGTTCCTACAGCTTCAGATTGCCCTGTGGCTCCATCCCCCCAGAATACCTCTGCTCCTCTGGCTACCTTAGTGCTGGCCCCTGAAATCCCAAAGTCTGTGCCCTCACCCTCTCTTCCCGCAGCTGGGACTCCTCCAGGTACAAAAAAGGTTGATGGTATTTCTCATACTTCAGCATTGGCACCTGTTGCTTCCTCTCCCAAAGAGTGCCCAACTGAGGACTCTGGTGCTTCTGCTACTGCATCTTCCAAAGGATCTCTGACTTACCTAGCTGACTCCCCATCTCCTTTAGGGGTTAGTGTGTCTCAGACTAAAAGACCTCCAACCAAGAAGGGTTCTGCTGACCCTGATACTCCTGTTGGAAATCTCTCGTCCCCTGTTTCTCCAGTTGAAGCTTCGTTTCTTCCAGAGAATAGTCTTTCTTTCCAAGACTCTAAAGACTCACCCGCCACGAAGCATTCTCCCACTCCTCCATCCCCCAAAGGGGCCCCTGCTCCCTCAGCTGTGactcctctgtctcccaaaagAGTAACACTAACCTCCAAAGAGACCTCCACTCCTTCAGTTGTGAATCCGCCCTTCCCCAAAGAGGGTCCAGCTACCCCAGCACCCAAACAGGCTCCCGCTCCTCCCGCTCTATCCAGGACTTCTTCCTCCCTCAAAAAGGCCCCAGCTACCCCATCCCCCAAAGGGACCCCCACACCCCCAGCTGCAACTCCTCCCTCCCCCAGAGGAGGCCCAGCTACCCCATCCCCCAAAGGGGCCCCCACACCCCTAGCTGCAACTCCTCCTCCCCGCAAAGGAGGCCCAGCTACGCCATCCCCCAAAGGGACCCCCAAACCCCCAGCTGCAACTCCTCCCTCCCCCAGAGGAGGCCCAGCTACCCCATCCCCCAAAGGGGCCCCCACACCCCCTGCTGCaactcctccctcccccaaagGAGGTCCAGCAGCTACCCCATCCCCCAAAGGGGCCCCCACTCCCCCAGCTGCAAACCCTCCCTCCCCAAAAGGAGGCCCAGCTACCCCATCCCCCAAAGAGGCCCCCACTCCCCCAGCTGCAAACCCTTCCTCCCCAAAAGGAGGCCCAGCTACCCCATCCCCAAAAGGAGGCCCAGCTACCCCATCCCCCAAACGGGCCCCCACTCCCCCAGCTGCAACTCCACCTTCCCCAAAAGGGGCCTCCACACCCCTAGCTGCAACTCCTTCCCCAAAAGGAGGTCCAGCTACCCCATCCTCCAAAGGGGCCCCCACACCCCCAGCTGCAACTCCTCCCTCCCCAAAAGGAGGCCCAGCTATCCCACCCCACAAAGGGGCTCCCACTCCCCCAGCTGTGACTTCTCCCTCCCCAAAAGGAGGTTCAGCTACCCCATCCTCCAAAGGGGCCCCCACACCCCCAGCTGCAACTCCTCCCTCCCCAAAAGGAGGCCCAGCTATCCCACCCCACAAAGGGGCTCCCACTCCCCCAGCTGTGACTCCTCCCTCCCCAAAAGGAGGTTCAGCTACCCCATCCCCCAGAGGTGCCCCCACTCCCCCAGCAGCAACTCCTCCCTCCCCAAAAGGAAATCTAGCTGCCCCACCCCACAAAGAGGCCCCCAGTCCTTCAGTTGTAACTTCTCCCTCTCCAAAAGGAGATCCAGCTACCTCACCCCCCAAAGGGGCCCCCACTCCCCCAGCTGCaactcctccctcccccaaagGGACCCCCACTCTCCCAACTACAACTCCCTCCTCTAAAGGAAGCCCAACTACCCCATCCTCCAAAGAGGACCCCACTCCCCCAGCTGCAACTCCCTCCCACAAAGGAGGTCCAGCTGTGACTCCTCCCTCCCCTAAAAGAGGACCAGCTATCCCATCTCCCAAAGGGGACCCCACTTCCCCAGCAGTGATTCCTCTCTCCCCCAAAAAGGCTCCAGCAACTCCAGTCACCAGAGAAGGCCCAGCCACCCCATCCAAAGGCGATACCACTCCCCTAGCAGTGACTCCTGTCTCCCTCAAAAAGGCCCCAGCAACTTCAGCCCCCAAAGGAGGCCCAGCTACCCCATCCTCCAAAGGGGATCCCACCCTCCCAGCAGTGACTCCTCCTTCCCCCAAGGAGCCCTCAGTCCCCAAACAAGCTCCCACTTCTTCCTCTCCCAAAAAGGCCCCAGCAACTCCAGCCCCCATGGGGGCCCCCATTCTGCCAGCTGTGATTCCTTCTTCCCCCAAAGAGGTCCCAGCTACCCCATCCTCCAGAAGGGACCCCATTGCCCAAATAGCGACTCCTCTCTCTAAAAATACCCCAGCAACTCTAGCCCCTAAAGAGGCCCTCATTCCCCCAGCTATGACTCTTCCCTCCCCCAAAAAGAGCCCAGCAATTCCAGCCCCCAAAGAAGCCCCGGCTACCCCATCCTCCAAAGAGGCCTCCAGTCCCCCAGCAGTGACTCCTTCCTCTTACAAAGGGGCCCCATCTCCCAAAGAGGCCCCTACTCCTCCAGCTGTGACTCCTCCATCCCCCAAAAAGGGCCCAGCAACTCCAGCCCCCAAAGGGACCCCCACTTCCCCACCTGTGACTCCTTCCTCCCTCAAAGACTTCCCTGCCTCCCCAGTTTCTGTCACATGTAAAATGGGGGCCACTGTTCCTCAAGCATCTAAAGGGCTTCCAGCAAAGAAAGGCCCCACAGCTCTCAAAGAAGTACTTGTTGCCCCAGCTCCAGAAAGTACACCAGTCATCACAGCTCCCACTCGGAAAGGTCCACAGACCAAAAAGAGTTCTGCCACTTCACCTCCTATGTGTCCAGATCCCTCAGCTAACAATGGTTCTACAGGACCCCTTTCCACAGTGGCTCCAGCCCCTCTACTCCCTGCTCAGAAATGCTCTTCAAAGACATCAAAAGGCAAAGATGCTTCTCATTCCCCAAAGGGCCCCTTGGCTCCTCCTGAGTCTAAGGCATCCACCCCTCTAACAGCAGCTGCCTCTGAGAAGGTCCTTCCTAAACCTGAATCAGCATCTGTCTCtccaccacccaccccaccaGTCTCTCTGCCTCTTGCTCCCTCCCCAATTCCCACTCTGCCTCCTAAACAGCAATTTTTGCTGTCCTCTCCTGGGCTGGTGTTGGAATCACCCTCTAAACCCCTAGCCCCTGCTGATGAGGATGAGCTGCCGCCTCTGATACCCCCGGAACCAATCTCTGGGGGAGTGCCTTTCCAGTCAGTCCTCGTCAACATGCCCACCCCCAAAGCTGCTGGAATCCCTGTCCCAACCCCCTCTGCCAAGCAGCCTGTTATGAAGAACAACAAGG GGTCTGGAACAGAATCTGACAGTGATGAATCAGTACCAGAGCTTGAAGAACAGGATTCCACCCAGGCAACCACACAACAAGCCCAG CTGGCGGCAGCAGCTGAAATTGATGAAGAACCAGTCAGTAAAGCAAAACAGAGTCGGAGTGAAAAGAAGGCACGGAAG GCTATGTCCAAACTGGGTCTTCGACAGGTTACAGGAGTTACTAGAGTCACTATCCGGAAATCTAAGAATATCCTCTTTGTCATCACAAAACCAGATGTCTACAAGAGCCCTGCTTCAGATACTTACATAGTTtttggggaagccaag ATCGAAGATTTATCCCAGCAAGCACAACTAGCAGCTGCTGAGAAATTCAAAGTTCAAGGTGAAGCTGTCTCAAACATTCAAGAAAACACACAGACTCCAACCGTACAAGAGGAGAGTGAAGAGGAAGAG GTCGATGAAACAGGTGTAGAAGTTAAGGACATAGAATTGGTCATGTCACAAGCAAATGTGTCGAGAGCAAAGGCAGTCCGAGCCCTGAAGAACAACAGTAATGATATTGTAAATGCGATTATG GAATTAACAATGTAA
- the NACA gene encoding nascent polypeptide-associated complex subunit alpha isoform X4 — protein sequence MPGEATETVPATEQELPQPQAETAVLPMSSALSVTAALGQPGQTLPPPCSPAPQQCPLSTDNQAAPFPSPSTIASTPFEVPFTQSSSGTALPLGTAPEAPTFLPNLIGPPISPAALALASPMIAPTLKGTPSSSAPLALVALAPHSVQKSSAFPPNLPSSPPSVAVAESGSVISLSAPIAPSEPKTNLIKVPSEVVPNPKGTPSPSCIVSTVPYHCVTPVASVQSGMASLPQTTPTTTLAITSLQVKDTTISSALTSPQNPGSLSLKGPVSPSAALPLSTQSLPVVTSSQKTVGPNTPPDFPIYLGSHLAPLYQSSFGSVQPLGQTSPSALTDPTVKTISIDHSSTGDSYPSQRSVIPPLPSRNEVVPATVAAFPVVAPSVDKGPSTITSITYSPSGSLNVATSSSLSPTTSLILKSSPNATHHYPLVAQMPVSSVGTTPLVVTNPCTIDAAATTFEVATCVSPPISSGPINNIEPTSPAALVMAPVAPKEPSTQVATTLRTPVSPPLPDPEDLKNLPSSVLVKFPTQKDLQTAPASPDGAAFSPAQAELTTKKDPTVLPLAQTVRKNSPSFQSTSSSPEISLSPETTVAKKSLEGPLPIAPADEDELPPLIPPEPISGGVPFQSVLVNMPTPKAAGIPVPTPSAKQPVMKNNKGSGTESDSDESVPELEEQDSTQATTQQAQLAAAAEIDEEPVSKAKQSRSEKKARKAMSKLGLRQVTGVTRVTIRKSKNILFVITKPDVYKSPASDTYIVFGEAKIEDLSQQAQLAAAEKFKVQGEAVSNIQENTQTPTVQEESEEEEVDETGVEVKDIELVMSQANVSRAKAVRALKNNSNDIVNAIMELTM from the exons ATGCCCGGCGAAGCCACAGAAACCGTCCCTGCTACAGAGCAGGAGTTGCCGCAGCCCCAGGCTGAGACAG CTGTGCTACCTATGTCTTCAGCCTTGAGTGTCACTGCTGCCTTAGGCCAGCCTGGACAAACCCTCCCCCCTCCTTGCTCTCCTGCCCCACAACAGTGCCCTCTGTCAACTGATAACCAGGCTGCCCCATTCCCTTCCCCCTCTACTATTGCCTCGACCCCTTTTGAAGTTCCTTTTACCCAGTCATCCTCTGGAACAGCCCTACCTTTGGGAACTGCCCCTGAAGCCCCAACTTTCCTACCAAACCTAATAGGGCCTCCCATCTCCCCAGCTGCCTTAGCTCTGGCCTCTCCCATGATAGCTCCAACTCTGAAAGGGACGCCTTCCTCTTCAGCTCCCTTAGCTCTGGTTGCCCTGGCTCCCCACTCAGTTCAGAAGAGTTCTGCTTTTCCACCTAACCTTCCTTCTTCACCTCCTTCAGTGGCTGTAGCTGAGTCAGGGTCAGTGATATCACTGTCAGCTCCCATTGCTCCCTCAGAACCAAAGACTAATCTTATTAAAGTTCCCTCTGAGGTAGTCCCTAATCCAAAAGGCACCCCCAGTCCTTCATGTATAGTCAGTACCGTTCCTTACCACTGTGTGACTCCCGTGGCCTCTGTTCAATCTGGAATGGCCTCCCTTCCTCAGACAACACCCACAACTACCCTAGCTATCACTTCCCTTCAAGTCAAAGATACCACCATTTCCTCAGCTCTAACTTCTCCGCAAAACCCAGGAAGCCTCAGCCTAAAGGGGCCTGTTAGTCCATCTGCTGCCTTACCTCTTTCAACTCAGTCTCTTCCTGTGGTGACCTCTTCTCAAAAGACTGTGGGTCCCAACACCCCCCCAGATTTTCCCATTTATCTGGGCTCTCATCTTGCACCTTTGTATCAAAGTTCTTTTGGTTCTGTCCAACCTTTAGGTCAAACAAGTCCCAGTGCTTTGACAGACCCTACAGTGAAGACCATTTCTATAGATCATTCTTCCACTGGGGACTCTTATCCTTCTCAGAGATCTGTaattcctccccttccttccagaAATGAGGTAGTTCCTGCTACTGTGGCTGCCTTTCCAGTGGTGGCTCCATCTGTTGACAAAGGTCCCTCTACCATCACTAGCATAACCTACAGCCCTTCTGGCTCCTTAAATGTAGCTACCTCCTCTTCATTATCTCCTACGACCTCTCTCATTCTCAAAAGCTCTCCTAATGCCACTCATCATTATCCTTTAGTGGCCCAAATGCCTGTTTCTTCTGTTGGAACCACCCCACTTGTGGTGACTAACCCCTGTACAATTGATGCAGCAGCTACTACCTTTGAGGTAGCTACTTGTGTTTCTCCTCCAATTTCATCAGGTCCCATAAATAATATAGAACCAACTTCCCCTGCTGCCTTGGTTATGGCACCTGTGGCTCCCAAAGAGCCTTCTACTCAAGTAGCAACCACTCTGAGGACACCAGTCTCTCCTCCTCTGCCAGACCCTGAAGACCTCAAAAATCTCCCCAGTTCAGTATTGGTTAAATTTCCAACACAAAAAGACCTCCAAACTGCACCTGCCTCTCCTGACGGAGCTGCTTTCTCTCCAGCCCAAGCAGAACTCACCACCAAGAAAGACCCTACTGTGTTACCATTAGCCCAGACAGTTCGTAAAAATTCCCCTTCTTTCCAAAGTACATCCTCTTCTCCAGAGATATCTCTTTCTCCTGAAACCACCGTAGCAAAGAAAAGCCTTGAAGGCCCTCTCCCTATAG CCCCTGCTGATGAGGATGAGCTGCCGCCTCTGATACCCCCGGAACCAATCTCTGGGGGAGTGCCTTTCCAGTCAGTCCTCGTCAACATGCCCACCCCCAAAGCTGCTGGAATCCCTGTCCCAACCCCCTCTGCCAAGCAGCCTGTTATGAAGAACAACAAGG GGTCTGGAACAGAATCTGACAGTGATGAATCAGTACCAGAGCTTGAAGAACAGGATTCCACCCAGGCAACCACACAACAAGCCCAG CTGGCGGCAGCAGCTGAAATTGATGAAGAACCAGTCAGTAAAGCAAAACAGAGTCGGAGTGAAAAGAAGGCACGGAAG GCTATGTCCAAACTGGGTCTTCGACAGGTTACAGGAGTTACTAGAGTCACTATCCGGAAATCTAAGAATATCCTCTTTGTCATCACAAAACCAGATGTCTACAAGAGCCCTGCTTCAGATACTTACATAGTTtttggggaagccaag ATCGAAGATTTATCCCAGCAAGCACAACTAGCAGCTGCTGAGAAATTCAAAGTTCAAGGTGAAGCTGTCTCAAACATTCAAGAAAACACACAGACTCCAACCGTACAAGAGGAGAGTGAAGAGGAAGAG GTCGATGAAACAGGTGTAGAAGTTAAGGACATAGAATTGGTCATGTCACAAGCAAATGTGTCGAGAGCAAAGGCAGTCCGAGCCCTGAAGAACAACAGTAATGATATTGTAAATGCGATTATG GAATTAACAATGTAA
- the NACA gene encoding nascent polypeptide-associated complex subunit alpha isoform X5, with protein sequence MPGEATETVPATEQELPQPQAETAPADEDELPPLIPPEPISGGVPFQSVLVNMPTPKAAGIPVPTPSAKQPVMKNNKGSGTESDSDESVPELEEQDSTQATTQQAQLAAAAEIDEEPVSKAKQSRSEKKARKAMSKLGLRQVTGVTRVTIRKSKNILFVITKPDVYKSPASDTYIVFGEAKIEDLSQQAQLAAAEKFKVQGEAVSNIQENTQTPTVQEESEEEEVDETGVEVKDIELVMSQANVSRAKAVRALKNNSNDIVNAIMELTM encoded by the exons ATGCCCGGCGAAGCCACAGAAACCGTCCCTGCTACAGAGCAGGAGTTGCCGCAGCCCCAGGCTGAGACAG CCCCTGCTGATGAGGATGAGCTGCCGCCTCTGATACCCCCGGAACCAATCTCTGGGGGAGTGCCTTTCCAGTCAGTCCTCGTCAACATGCCCACCCCCAAAGCTGCTGGAATCCCTGTCCCAACCCCCTCTGCCAAGCAGCCTGTTATGAAGAACAACAAGG GGTCTGGAACAGAATCTGACAGTGATGAATCAGTACCAGAGCTTGAAGAACAGGATTCCACCCAGGCAACCACACAACAAGCCCAG CTGGCGGCAGCAGCTGAAATTGATGAAGAACCAGTCAGTAAAGCAAAACAGAGTCGGAGTGAAAAGAAGGCACGGAAG GCTATGTCCAAACTGGGTCTTCGACAGGTTACAGGAGTTACTAGAGTCACTATCCGGAAATCTAAGAATATCCTCTTTGTCATCACAAAACCAGATGTCTACAAGAGCCCTGCTTCAGATACTTACATAGTTtttggggaagccaag ATCGAAGATTTATCCCAGCAAGCACAACTAGCAGCTGCTGAGAAATTCAAAGTTCAAGGTGAAGCTGTCTCAAACATTCAAGAAAACACACAGACTCCAACCGTACAAGAGGAGAGTGAAGAGGAAGAG GTCGATGAAACAGGTGTAGAAGTTAAGGACATAGAATTGGTCATGTCACAAGCAAATGTGTCGAGAGCAAAGGCAGTCCGAGCCCTGAAGAACAACAGTAATGATATTGTAAATGCGATTATG GAATTAACAATGTAA
- the NACA gene encoding nascent polypeptide-associated complex subunit alpha isoform X7, with product MPGEATETVPATEQELPQPQAETGSGTESDSDESVPELEEQDSTQATTQQAQLAAAAEIDEEPVSKAKQSRSEKKARKAMSKLGLRQVTGVTRVTIRKSKNILFVITKPDVYKSPASDTYIVFGEAKIEDLSQQAQLAAAEKFKVQGEAVSNIQENTQTPTVQEESEEEEVDETGVEVKDIELVMSQANVSRAKAVRALKNNSNDIVNAIMELTM from the exons ATGCCCGGCGAAGCCACAGAAACCGTCCCTGCTACAGAGCAGGAGTTGCCGCAGCCCCAGGCTGAGACAG GGTCTGGAACAGAATCTGACAGTGATGAATCAGTACCAGAGCTTGAAGAACAGGATTCCACCCAGGCAACCACACAACAAGCCCAG CTGGCGGCAGCAGCTGAAATTGATGAAGAACCAGTCAGTAAAGCAAAACAGAGTCGGAGTGAAAAGAAGGCACGGAAG GCTATGTCCAAACTGGGTCTTCGACAGGTTACAGGAGTTACTAGAGTCACTATCCGGAAATCTAAGAATATCCTCTTTGTCATCACAAAACCAGATGTCTACAAGAGCCCTGCTTCAGATACTTACATAGTTtttggggaagccaag ATCGAAGATTTATCCCAGCAAGCACAACTAGCAGCTGCTGAGAAATTCAAAGTTCAAGGTGAAGCTGTCTCAAACATTCAAGAAAACACACAGACTCCAACCGTACAAGAGGAGAGTGAAGAGGAAGAG GTCGATGAAACAGGTGTAGAAGTTAAGGACATAGAATTGGTCATGTCACAAGCAAATGTGTCGAGAGCAAAGGCAGTCCGAGCCCTGAAGAACAACAGTAATGATATTGTAAATGCGATTATG GAATTAACAATGTAA